A section of the Pseudomonas tritici genome encodes:
- a CDS encoding FliM/FliN family flagellar motor switch protein translates to MHLEILLQEQLISRRRLAAFAPGKILPLTQQITHCVEVRVNGQLLALGELVQLEDRLGVELHEVYQAWLPGGGG, encoded by the coding sequence ATGCATCTGGAAATTCTTCTACAGGAACAGCTGATCAGCCGCAGGCGCCTGGCAGCCTTCGCGCCCGGAAAGATATTGCCATTGACGCAGCAGATAACCCACTGCGTGGAAGTTCGGGTGAATGGGCAATTACTCGCCTTGGGCGAACTGGTGCAGTTGGAGGACAGGCTAGGGGTTGAGTTGCATGAGGTGTATCAGGCGTGGCTGCCTGGAGGCGGCGGATAG
- the rmf gene encoding ribosome modulation factor, whose protein sequence is MRRLKRDPLERAFLRGYQYGVHGKSRELCPFTLPSVRQAWINGWREGRGDNWDGMTGTAGIHRLNELHAVG, encoded by the coding sequence ATGAGAAGACTTAAGCGTGATCCGTTGGAAAGAGCATTTTTACGCGGATATCAATATGGCGTTCATGGCAAATCCCGTGAGCTTTGCCCATTTACTCTACCGTCGGTACGCCAAGCCTGGATTAACGGCTGGCGAGAAGGACGCGGCGACAACTGGGACGGTATGACTGGCACTGCGGGAATCCACAGACTCAACGAACTTCACGCCGTCGGCTAA
- a CDS encoding transglycosylase SLT domain-containing protein has protein sequence MARFWSKGLVLSLMMTSHQALAYCWEEAARHYDIEPELLQAIAVVESGNRAQAMNLANRNGTRDIGLMQINSIHLPRLLEQGITEERLINEPCLSVEVGASILAEFIQRFGYNWTAVGSYNVGTGSGPEREALRMRYAQKIWAYYEQLVAHRY, from the coding sequence GTGGCTAGGTTCTGGAGCAAAGGCTTGGTGTTGAGCCTGATGATGACCAGTCATCAAGCCTTGGCCTATTGCTGGGAGGAGGCCGCCAGGCACTACGATATCGAACCCGAGTTGCTGCAAGCGATCGCCGTCGTGGAGTCAGGTAATCGGGCACAAGCGATGAATCTTGCCAACCGTAATGGCACTCGGGACATCGGCCTGATGCAGATCAACAGCATCCATTTGCCTCGCCTGCTCGAGCAGGGTATTACCGAGGAGCGTCTGATCAACGAGCCCTGTCTGTCGGTTGAGGTGGGCGCTTCGATTCTCGCCGAGTTCATCCAGCGCTTTGGCTACAACTGGACAGCGGTAGGTTCCTACAACGTTGGGACGGGCTCCGGGCCCGAGCGTGAGGCGTTGCGCATGCGGTATGCGCAGAAAATCTGGGCGTATTACGAGCAGTTGGTCGCGCATCGCTACTGA
- a CDS encoding winged helix-turn-helix domain-containing protein, translating to MAVMDDAGTTTSLVFSRWTLHHDGRLTGEGSDVQLPPKEWQVLRLLLASGGALMTKDRLLELAWPQGEVAEESLTRCIYSLRKYLGVDKGFIKTIYGQGYRFTCPVTAEEHAPGCMRHVCSACGQVSPGSINRG from the coding sequence ATGGCCGTCATGGATGATGCAGGGACGACGACTTCCCTGGTTTTTTCGCGCTGGACCCTGCATCACGACGGTCGCCTGACCGGCGAGGGTTCGGATGTTCAGTTACCGCCCAAGGAATGGCAGGTGTTGCGACTGCTACTGGCATCCGGTGGCGCGTTGATGACCAAGGATCGCTTGCTGGAGCTGGCCTGGCCGCAGGGGGAGGTGGCCGAGGAGTCGTTGACGCGCTGCATTTACTCACTGCGCAAGTACCTTGGCGTCGACAAGGGGTTTATCAAGACGATCTACGGTCAAGGGTACCGCTTTACTTGCCCGGTCACCGCCGAGGAGCATGCGCCGGGCTGCATGAGACATGTGTGCTCGGCCTGCGGCCAAGTCAGCCCTGGTTCGATAAACCGTGGCTAG
- a CDS encoding sensor domain-containing diguanylate cyclase: MSLQAVRPKILGFINEQASAWLVALVVLLAGFALTAIVAWAASDLYQQQLRQRFQLLVNERYTRLQERFEDQEQRLNSLRRFFVNSDDVSHEEFDGFAQPLLLRTLAYSWAPRVYREQRSQFEQNVSERGGVPFVIRELNSAGELAPATERDEYVPMLYSQTQNPMGAPLGFDLLAQPLRRSALERAQKTGKLAVSQPMQWVGVEPAYATGVLLVAPVSHLPLSGQSQNEPYGYVMAVISIRQLVADGLPKPDRDNLMMQIVDTSDLHMRVLFESGTFGASKNDLVGTRRLTLGDHVYALNLRPSQVFEQANHSSLSAILTMGGLLSLLLSALLYVLVSQRQRALKLVEQRTVQLRMREQELRAAHGQLRSVLNAATQVAIIATDLRGVINTFNAGAEQMLGFEAEQVVGTHTLESLHLAVELEARSATLSVALGKRIPASQAMLVESPDNLHEAREWTLVREDGSQLTVNMLATVLLDDHGLWIGHLAIYLDITEQKRAYEALAARDRLLKKLSAHVPGGIFQFTLEPQNNWKFIYASDGMRDIYEIEPGVLQQDAKRVFERIHPQDVERVRASIRLSALQLSHWREEYRVQLPQRGLRWIRGEATPEELPGGGTLWHGYVSDISDLKRVEEELRALSITDSLTGIHNRRYFQDRLRAEMVKLNRTSGALSVIMLDIDHFKRINDRHGHAVGDGVLQELCKRISQRLRRTDVFCRLGGEEFMVLCPHTDGEQAYSLAIELWKSLRSAPMEPVGTVTASFGVASWRVDEGVDGLLLRADSAVYVAKQAGRDRVEAERLRA, encoded by the coding sequence ATGTCGCTGCAAGCTGTTCGCCCGAAAATCCTAGGCTTTATCAATGAGCAGGCGTCGGCTTGGCTGGTGGCATTGGTGGTTTTACTGGCGGGATTTGCCTTGACGGCCATTGTTGCCTGGGCAGCCTCCGACCTCTATCAGCAGCAACTGCGCCAGCGCTTTCAATTGCTGGTTAATGAACGCTATACCCGCCTGCAGGAACGTTTCGAAGACCAGGAGCAGCGGCTGAACAGCCTGCGGCGTTTCTTTGTCAATTCCGATGATGTGTCCCACGAAGAATTCGACGGTTTTGCCCAGCCCTTGTTGTTGCGCACCCTCGCATACTCCTGGGCGCCCCGGGTGTATCGCGAACAACGCAGCCAGTTTGAGCAAAACGTGTCCGAGCGGGGAGGCGTGCCCTTTGTTATCCGTGAGTTGAATTCGGCGGGTGAGCTGGCCCCTGCGACCGAGCGCGATGAATACGTGCCAATGTTGTACAGCCAGACCCAAAACCCGATGGGTGCACCACTCGGCTTTGATCTGCTGGCCCAGCCCCTGCGGCGTTCAGCCCTTGAGCGTGCGCAAAAGACCGGCAAGCTGGCGGTGTCCCAGCCCATGCAATGGGTGGGCGTAGAACCGGCCTATGCCACTGGAGTGTTACTGGTCGCGCCGGTGAGCCACTTGCCCCTCTCCGGACAATCCCAGAACGAACCCTACGGCTATGTGATGGCGGTGATCAGCATTCGCCAGCTGGTGGCCGACGGTTTGCCCAAGCCTGACCGGGATAACCTGATGATGCAGATAGTCGACACCTCCGACCTGCACATGCGCGTGCTTTTCGAGTCCGGCACGTTCGGGGCCAGCAAAAACGACCTTGTCGGCACGCGCCGCCTGACGCTGGGCGATCACGTCTACGCCCTGAACCTGCGTCCGAGCCAGGTATTCGAACAGGCCAACCATTCTTCGTTGTCCGCGATTCTGACCATGGGGGGCCTGCTCAGCCTGTTGCTCAGTGCCTTGCTCTATGTACTGGTGAGCCAACGCCAACGCGCGTTGAAACTGGTGGAGCAACGTACCGTGCAACTGCGTATGCGCGAGCAGGAGTTACGCGCGGCTCATGGTCAGTTGCGCAGCGTGCTCAATGCGGCCACGCAGGTCGCAATCATTGCCACCGACCTGCGCGGCGTCATCAACACCTTCAACGCCGGTGCGGAGCAGATGCTGGGGTTCGAGGCCGAGCAAGTGGTGGGCACACACACCCTGGAAAGCCTGCACCTGGCGGTGGAACTGGAGGCGCGTTCCGCCACTTTGAGTGTGGCCTTGGGCAAGCGTATTCCCGCGAGCCAGGCGATGTTGGTGGAAAGCCCGGACAACCTGCACGAAGCCCGCGAATGGACCTTGGTCCGCGAAGACGGCAGCCAGTTGACCGTAAACATGCTGGCCACCGTGCTGCTGGACGACCATGGTTTGTGGATCGGCCACCTGGCGATTTACCTGGACATTACCGAGCAAAAGCGTGCCTACGAGGCATTGGCGGCGCGGGACCGCCTGCTCAAGAAACTCAGCGCCCATGTCCCCGGCGGCATCTTCCAGTTCACCCTGGAGCCCCAGAACAACTGGAAATTCATCTACGCCAGTGATGGCATGCGCGACATCTATGAAATCGAGCCCGGCGTATTGCAGCAAGACGCGAAGAGGGTCTTTGAGCGTATCCATCCGCAGGATGTGGAACGGGTGCGCGCATCGATCCGCTTGTCCGCGTTGCAGTTGAGCCATTGGCGCGAAGAGTACCGGGTGCAGTTGCCACAACGCGGCCTGCGCTGGATTCGTGGGGAGGCCACCCCGGAAGAGTTACCGGGAGGCGGCACGCTGTGGCATGGCTATGTGTCGGATATTTCCGACTTGAAGCGGGTGGAAGAGGAGCTACGCGCGCTTTCCATCACTGACTCCCTGACCGGGATTCATAACCGCCGCTATTTTCAGGATCGCCTGAGGGCCGAGATGGTGAAGCTCAACCGCACCTCGGGGGCACTGTCGGTGATCATGCTGGATATCGATCACTTCAAGCGCATCAACGACAGGCATGGGCATGCCGTCGGCGATGGGGTATTGCAGGAGTTGTGCAAACGCATCAGCCAGCGCCTGCGCCGCACTGATGTGTTCTGTCGCCTGGGAGGCGAGGAATTCATGGTGCTGTGCCCCCATACCGATGGCGAGCAGGCCTACAGCCTGGCCATAGAGTTGTGGAAGTCACTGCGCAGCGCACCGATGGAGCCGGTCGGCACTGTCACCGCCAGCTTTGGCGTGGCCAGCTGGCGGGTGGATGAAGGTGTCGACGGGTTGCTGCTGCGCGCCGACTCAGCGGTGTACGTGGCCAAGCAGGCGGGCCGCGACCGCGTCGAGGCGGAACGGCTTCGGGCTTGA
- a CDS encoding YggL family protein translates to MATNRSQRLRKKLCVDEFQELGFELNLDFKEGLSEEATDAFLEAFIKEAMEANGLGYVGGDDFGLVCLQKRGSVNEEQRVAVESWLKGRSELKSAEVSPLLDVWYPEKPINAAK, encoded by the coding sequence ATGGCGACTAACCGTTCCCAGCGTCTGCGCAAAAAACTGTGCGTTGATGAATTTCAAGAGCTGGGTTTCGAACTGAACCTGGACTTCAAAGAAGGCCTGAGTGAAGAAGCTACCGATGCTTTCCTCGAAGCATTCATCAAAGAAGCCATGGAAGCCAATGGTCTGGGCTATGTCGGCGGCGATGACTTCGGTCTGGTTTGCCTGCAGAAGCGTGGCTCTGTCAACGAAGAACAGCGCGTAGCTGTTGAAAGCTGGCTCAAAGGCCGCAGCGAACTGAAAAGCGCTGAAGTCAGCCCGTTGCTGGACGTGTGGTATCCGGAAAAGCCGATCAACGCGGCTAAGTGA
- the sctC gene encoding type III secretion system outer membrane ring subunit SctC: MPRRWLFFTALLAVLVSESAVAWAGLYQAQDESLHTVFTALSEPLGLPIVVSREVARKRLSAALDFDAPQQALETLALQQGLIWYSDGQALYVYDAGEAKSSAVTLRHISVDRLRSLMRRSGLDESRYPLRESTGRTFYVSGPPNYVDQVLRLAQLMDRQRAELRVGAQAFGVVQVLNTDVANHQYGTSDSPVTVPGMASMIETLLASEHKGLLSDKSLGVIAYPDSNSLLIKGKPAQVSFIQKLVAELDVPKRAIEVSLWWVDVERDELKTLGLDWDTQSKASTSRVLAPLDDSHLMVQISALERRRRAKVTTLPVILTQENVPAVFQDNHTFYLPPPENDKTGWTPVRYGTQVSVLPRFAEANQIEMRVEVDEGRQMTEPGRREKNTAVGRVGVNSVVRVPQGRRLWLGAFQRESEGRGAGRPALVRLFVIQARAVGGALKGPDEGVGPPPLTAAQYERVQRAFVRPGRDVSP, translated from the coding sequence ATGCCCCGCCGCTGGCTGTTTTTTACTGCGCTGCTTGCCGTGCTGGTGTCCGAAAGTGCGGTTGCCTGGGCCGGGCTTTACCAGGCGCAGGATGAAAGCCTGCATACCGTGTTTACCGCACTGTCGGAGCCATTGGGCTTGCCCATCGTTGTCAGCCGTGAGGTGGCACGCAAACGCCTCAGCGCAGCGCTGGATTTCGATGCACCGCAACAGGCCCTGGAGACGCTTGCGTTGCAACAAGGATTGATCTGGTACAGCGACGGGCAAGCGCTGTATGTCTATGACGCGGGCGAGGCTAAAAGCTCTGCGGTGACCTTGCGGCATATTTCCGTCGACAGGCTGCGTAGCCTCATGCGCCGCTCGGGCCTGGATGAGTCGCGCTATCCGTTGCGTGAAAGTACCGGCCGAACATTCTATGTGTCCGGCCCACCGAATTATGTCGACCAGGTGCTGCGCCTGGCCCAGTTGATGGACCGTCAAAGGGCTGAGTTACGGGTGGGGGCACAGGCCTTTGGCGTCGTGCAAGTGCTCAACACCGATGTGGCGAACCATCAGTACGGCACAAGCGACAGCCCGGTCACCGTCCCGGGGATGGCGTCGATGATCGAGACCCTGCTGGCCAGCGAGCACAAGGGGTTGCTGTCCGACAAGAGCCTTGGCGTTATTGCCTACCCGGATAGCAACAGCCTGCTTATCAAGGGTAAGCCAGCACAGGTGAGTTTCATCCAGAAACTGGTAGCGGAACTCGACGTACCCAAGCGCGCGATCGAGGTCTCGCTGTGGTGGGTGGATGTGGAGCGCGACGAACTGAAGACGCTGGGCTTGGATTGGGATACGCAAAGCAAGGCTTCGACATCGCGCGTGTTAGCGCCGTTGGACGATAGCCACCTGATGGTGCAGATCAGCGCATTGGAGCGTCGTCGGCGCGCGAAGGTAACAACACTGCCGGTGATTCTCACCCAGGAGAACGTGCCGGCGGTTTTTCAGGACAACCACACGTTCTATCTGCCACCTCCCGAAAACGACAAAACCGGCTGGACACCAGTGCGTTACGGCACCCAAGTCAGTGTCTTGCCGCGTTTTGCCGAGGCCAACCAGATCGAGATGCGCGTTGAGGTCGACGAGGGTCGCCAGATGACCGAGCCGGGACGGCGTGAAAAAAACACAGCGGTGGGACGAGTGGGCGTCAACAGTGTGGTGCGTGTGCCCCAAGGCAGACGCCTATGGCTGGGCGCGTTTCAAAGGGAGTCAGAAGGACGGGGGGCTGGTCGCCCGGCACTAGTGCGCCTATTTGTGATCCAGGCCAGAGCGGTGGGCGGCGCGTTGAAGGGGCCGGACGAGGGCGTAGGGCCACCACCCTTGACCGCCGCGCAATATGAGCGCGTTCAACGTGCTTTTGTGCGGCCGGGGCGCGATGTTTCACCGTAA
- the rlmKL gene encoding bifunctional 23S rRNA (guanine(2069)-N(7))-methyltransferase RlmK/23S rRNA (guanine(2445)-N(2))-methyltransferase RlmL, producing the protein MSDRFELFLTCPKGLEGLLIEEAVGLGLEEAREHTSAVRGMADMETAYRLCLWSRLANRVLLVLKRFPMKDAEDLYHGVLDIEWADHMVSDGTLAVEFSGHGSGIDNTHFGALKVKDAIVDKLRTPTGERPSIDKINPDLRIHLRLDRGEAILSLDLSGHSLHQRGYRLQQGAAPLKENLAAAILIRAGWPRIAAEGGALSDPMCGVGTFLVEGAMIAADMAPNLNRELWGFTTWLGHVPALWKKLHTEATERAAVGMNKPPLWIRGYEADPRLIQPARNNIERAGLSHWIKVYQGEVGTFEPRPDQNQKGLVICNPPYGERLGDEASLLYLYQNLGERLRQACMGWEAAVFTGAPDLGKRMGIRSHKQYSFWNGALPCKLLLIKVNPDQFVTGERRTPEQRQAEREQAAYDQAPAEPQERQYNKNGNPIKPAPAPVVEQPRLSEGGQMFANRLQKNLKLLGKWAKREGVDCYRVYDADMPEYSMAIDLYHDWVHVQEYVAPKSIDPEKASARMFDALAAIPQALNIDKSRVVVKRRERQSGTKQYERQSAQGKFTEVSEGGVKLLVNLTDYLDTGLFLDHRPMRMRIQKEAAGKRFLNLYCYTATASVHAAKGGARSTTSVDLSKTYLDWARRNFSLNGFSDKNRLEQGDVMAWLEASRDEFDMIFIDPPTFSNSKRMEGIFDVQRDHVQLLDLAMARLAPGGVLYFSNNFRKFALEDNLSERYAVEEISDKTIDPDFARNAKIHRAWKITAR; encoded by the coding sequence ATGTCGGACCGTTTTGAACTCTTCCTCACCTGCCCCAAGGGCCTCGAAGGCCTGCTGATCGAGGAAGCCGTCGGGCTTGGCCTTGAGGAAGCCCGCGAGCACACCTCGGCCGTGCGCGGCATGGCCGACATGGAAACCGCCTACCGCCTGTGCCTCTGGTCGCGCCTGGCCAACCGCGTGCTGCTGGTACTCAAGCGCTTCCCGATGAAGGACGCCGAAGACCTCTACCACGGCGTGCTGGATATCGAGTGGGCCGACCATATGGTCTCCGATGGCACACTTGCTGTTGAATTCAGCGGCCATGGTTCGGGCATCGACAACACTCACTTCGGCGCACTGAAGGTCAAGGATGCGATTGTCGACAAGCTGCGCACCCCCACCGGCGAACGCCCGTCCATCGACAAGATCAACCCGGACCTGCGCATCCACCTGCGCCTAGACCGCGGCGAAGCGATCCTGTCCCTCGACCTTTCCGGCCACAGCTTGCACCAGCGTGGCTACCGTCTGCAGCAGGGCGCGGCACCGCTGAAAGAAAACCTGGCGGCCGCGATCCTGATCCGTGCCGGCTGGCCGCGCATTGCGGCTGAAGGCGGCGCGCTGAGCGACCCAATGTGCGGCGTGGGTACCTTCCTGGTGGAGGGCGCGATGATCGCTGCCGACATGGCGCCCAACCTGAATCGCGAACTGTGGGGTTTCACCACCTGGCTGGGTCACGTCCCGGCATTGTGGAAAAAACTGCACACCGAGGCCACCGAACGTGCCGCCGTCGGCATGAACAAGCCGCCGCTGTGGATTCGCGGCTACGAAGCCGACCCACGTCTGATTCAGCCCGCGCGCAATAACATCGAGCGTGCCGGCCTCAGCCACTGGATCAAGGTGTACCAGGGCGAAGTCGGCACCTTCGAGCCGCGCCCGGACCAGAACCAGAAAGGCCTGGTCATCTGCAACCCGCCGTACGGCGAGCGTTTGGGTGACGAAGCCAGCCTGTTGTACCTCTACCAGAACCTTGGCGAGCGTCTGCGCCAAGCGTGCATGGGCTGGGAAGCGGCGGTATTCACTGGCGCGCCGGACCTGGGCAAGCGCATGGGTATCCGTAGCCACAAGCAGTACTCGTTCTGGAACGGCGCCCTGCCGTGCAAATTGTTGCTGATCAAGGTCAACCCCGACCAGTTCGTCACCGGTGAGCGTCGCACCCCGGAACAGCGCCAGGCCGAACGTGAGCAAGCCGCTTACGATCAAGCCCCGGCTGAGCCGCAAGAGCGTCAGTACAACAAGAACGGCAACCCGATCAAACCCGCTCCGGCGCCTGTGGTTGAGCAGCCGCGCCTGAGTGAAGGCGGGCAGATGTTCGCCAACCGCCTGCAGAAGAACCTCAAGCTGCTGGGCAAGTGGGCCAAGCGCGAAGGCGTGGATTGCTACCGGGTGTACGACGCCGACATGCCGGAATACTCCATGGCCATCGACCTGTATCACGATTGGGTCCACGTGCAGGAATATGTCGCACCGAAGTCCATCGACCCGGAAAAAGCCTCCGCGCGCATGTTCGATGCCCTGGCTGCGATTCCCCAGGCCCTGAACATCGACAAGAGCCGCGTGGTGGTCAAGCGCCGCGAGCGTCAGAGCGGCACCAAGCAGTACGAGCGTCAGAGCGCCCAAGGCAAGTTCACCGAAGTCAGTGAAGGCGGCGTGAAGTTGCTGGTCAACCTCACCGATTACCTGGACACCGGCCTGTTTCTCGACCACCGTCCGATGCGCATGCGCATCCAGAAAGAAGCCGCCGGCAAGCGCTTCCTCAATTTGTATTGCTACACCGCTACCGCCAGTGTGCACGCGGCCAAGGGCGGTGCGCGCAGCACCACCAGTGTCGACCTGTCCAAGACCTACCTGGACTGGGCGCGTCGCAACTTCTCGCTCAACGGTTTCTCCGACAAGAACCGCCTGGAGCAGGGTGATGTGATGGCGTGGCTGGAAGCCAGCCGCGATGAGTTCGACATGATCTTCATCGACCCGCCGACCTTCTCCAACTCCAAGCGCATGGAAGGCATCTTCGACGTACAGCGTGACCACGTGCAATTGCTCGACTTGGCCATGGCACGCCTGGCACCGGGCGGCGTGCTGTACTTCTCGAACAACTTCCGCAAGTTTGCGTTGGAGGACAACCTCAGCGAACGCTATGCGGTCGAGGAGATCAGTGACAAGACCATCGACCCGGATTTCGCACGTAATGCGAAGATCCACCGGGCGTGGAAAATCACTGCTCGCTGA
- the dacB gene encoding D-alanyl-D-alanine carboxypeptidase/D-alanyl-D-alanine endopeptidase yields the protein MIKSLRSVFFAGLILPLAFSATAAPVNNTLPPNVQQALSKAKLQNNALSLVMIPLNGPGTPTVFNADVSVNPASTMKLVTTYAALEMLGPNHQWKTEFYTDGTLSGGVLHGNLYLKGGGDPKLNMEKLWLLMRDLRANGVQQVTGDLVLDRGFFIQPQLPEFNDDGNDENKPFLVKPDALLVNLKALRFVTRNDSGRVLVSVEPPIASIRIDNQVKVSNAKQCTGDVRYNPVTAADGSVTVTVSGQLAEGCSSQTYLSLLDHATYTAGAVRAIWKELGGTIQGRDIQAPVPKDAKVLARAFSPDLAEIIRDINKYSNNTMAQQLFLSLGAQFRNDADGDDAKAAQRVVRQWLAKKGITAPHLVMENGSGLSRAERVSAREMAAMLQAAWKSPYAAEYISSMPIAGTDGTMRKRLKTTAMRGEAHVKTGTLNTVRAIAGFSRDNNGNTWAVVAILNDPKPWGASSVLDQVLLDLYRQPKLAAAAPVL from the coding sequence ATGATCAAATCTTTGCGTTCAGTGTTTTTCGCCGGTCTTATTCTGCCACTGGCCTTTTCGGCCACCGCTGCCCCCGTCAACAACACCCTGCCGCCGAATGTTCAGCAGGCCCTTTCAAAAGCCAAACTGCAAAACAATGCGTTGTCCCTGGTAATGATCCCTTTGAACGGCCCGGGCACGCCTACCGTATTCAATGCCGACGTCTCGGTGAACCCAGCGTCCACCATGAAACTGGTCACCACTTACGCGGCCTTGGAAATGCTCGGCCCCAACCACCAGTGGAAAACCGAGTTCTACACCGACGGCACCCTCAGCGGTGGTGTGTTGCACGGCAACCTGTACCTCAAGGGCGGCGGCGACCCCAAGCTGAACATGGAAAAACTCTGGCTGCTGATGCGCGACCTGCGCGCCAACGGCGTGCAGCAAGTCACCGGTGACTTGGTGCTGGACCGTGGCTTCTTTATCCAACCGCAATTGCCCGAGTTCAATGACGATGGCAATGACGAGAACAAGCCGTTCCTGGTCAAACCAGACGCGCTGCTGGTCAACCTGAAGGCGCTGCGTTTTGTGACTCGCAATGATTCCGGCCGGGTACTGGTGTCGGTCGAGCCGCCGATTGCCAGCATCCGCATCGACAACCAGGTCAAGGTCTCCAACGCCAAGCAATGCACCGGCGATGTGCGCTACAACCCAGTCACCGCCGCCGATGGCAGCGTGACAGTAACGGTCAGCGGCCAATTGGCCGAAGGCTGCAGTTCGCAGACCTATCTGTCGCTGCTGGACCACGCCACCTACACCGCCGGCGCCGTACGGGCGATCTGGAAGGAATTGGGCGGCACTATCCAGGGCCGGGATATCCAGGCGCCCGTGCCCAAGGATGCCAAAGTGCTGGCCCGGGCGTTCTCGCCGGACCTGGCGGAAATCATTCGCGACATCAACAAATACAGTAACAACACCATGGCCCAGCAGTTGTTCCTGAGCCTGGGTGCACAGTTTCGCAACGATGCCGATGGCGACGATGCCAAGGCGGCGCAACGCGTAGTGCGCCAGTGGCTGGCGAAGAAAGGCATCACCGCGCCGCACTTGGTGATGGAGAACGGCTCCGGCCTTTCCCGTGCTGAACGCGTCAGCGCCCGCGAGATGGCAGCCATGCTGCAAGCGGCGTGGAAAAGCCCTTACGCGGCGGAATACATCAGCTCGATGCCAATTGCCGGCACCGACGGCACCATGCGCAAGCGCCTGAAGACCACTGCCATGCGCGGCGAAGCCCACGTCAAGACCGGCACCTTGAACACCGTGCGCGCCATCGCCGGGTTCAGCCGCGACAACAACGGCAATACCTGGGCGGTGGTGGCGATTCTCAACGATCCGAAGCCATGGGGCGCTTCGTCGGTGCTGGACCAGGTGTTGCTGGACCTGTATCGCCAACCTAAATTGGCAGCGGCTGCACCTGTCCTCTAA
- a CDS encoding quinone-dependent dihydroorotate dehydrogenase — MYTLARQLLFKLSPETSHDLSLDLIGAGGRLGLNGLVCKAPAKMPVSVMGLDFPNPVGLAAGLDKNGAAIDGFAQLGFGFVEIGTVTPRPQPGNPKPRIFRLPEAEAIINRMGFNNLGVDHLLSRVQAAKYKGILGINIGKNFDTPVERAVDDYLICLDKVYAHASYVTVNVSSPNTPGLRSLQFGDSLKQLLEALRQRQEDLAVRHGKRVPLAIKIAPDMSDEETVLVAQALVDSGMDAVIATNTTLSRVGVEGLAHGDEAGGLSGAPVREQSTHIVKVLAAELAGRLPIIAAGGITEGKHAAEKIAAGASLVQLYSGFIYKGPALIRQSVDAIAALR; from the coding sequence ATGTATACCCTGGCCCGCCAGCTGTTGTTCAAACTCTCCCCGGAAACTTCACACGATCTGTCCCTGGACCTGATCGGTGCCGGTGGTCGCCTGGGGCTCAATGGCCTGGTATGCAAGGCGCCGGCAAAAATGCCGGTATCGGTGATGGGGCTTGATTTCCCCAATCCGGTCGGGCTGGCGGCTGGCCTGGATAAAAACGGTGCGGCCATTGATGGTTTTGCTCAGTTGGGTTTCGGTTTTGTCGAAATCGGCACCGTGACCCCAAGGCCGCAACCGGGTAACCCCAAGCCGCGTATCTTCCGCCTGCCGGAAGCCGAGGCGATCATCAACCGCATGGGCTTTAACAACCTGGGGGTTGATCATCTGCTGTCGCGGGTTCAAGCGGCGAAGTACAAAGGCATCCTGGGCATCAATATCGGCAAGAACTTCGATACCCCGGTTGAACGTGCCGTGGATGACTACCTGATCTGCCTGGACAAGGTCTACGCCCACGCCAGCTACGTCACGGTCAACGTCAGCTCGCCCAACACCCCGGGCCTGCGTAGCCTGCAGTTCGGCGACTCCCTCAAGCAACTGCTCGAAGCCTTGCGTCAGCGCCAGGAAGACCTGGCTGTGCGCCATGGCAAGCGCGTGCCGTTGGCGATCAAGATTGCCCCGGACATGAGCGACGAGGAAACCGTGCTGGTCGCCCAGGCCCTGGTGGACTCAGGCATGGACGCGGTGATCGCGACCAACACCACCCTCAGCCGCGTAGGCGTCGAAGGCCTGGCCCATGGCGATGAAGCGGGTGGCCTGTCGGGTGCCCCGGTGCGCGAGCAGAGCACGCATATCGTCAAGGTGCTGGCTGCCGAATTGGCGGGGCGTTTGCCGATTATCGCCGCCGGTGGCATCACCGAAGGCAAGCACGCAGCCGAGAAGATCGCCGCGGGTGCCAGCCTGGTGCAGCTCTACTCCGGCTTCATCTATAAAGGCCCGGCGCTGATCCGCCAGTCGGTGGATGCAATCGCTGCACTGCGATAG